CGCGGCCATCGAAGCAGGCTGGGACAAACTGCGCCTCAATCCAGGCAACATCCGCGACCCGCAAAAGGTGCGCGAGGTGGTCGGCGCGGCCAAGGCTCGCGTGATGCCGATCCGCATCGGCGTGAATCTGGGCTCGCTCGCGCCCGACATAATCGAGCGCTACGGTCGCACGCCGGCGGGCATGGTCGAATCCGCGCTGCGCCATATCCGCATTCTCGAAGAGCTCGATTTCCGCGACATCGTCGTGTCGCTCAAGGCGCATGACGTGCGCGTCACCGTGGCGGCGTATCGCGAGATGGCCAAGCACGTCGACTATCCGTTCCATCTCGGCATCACCGAGGCCGGCACGACGCGCACCGGCACGGTGAAGAGCAGCGTCGGGCTCGGCATGCTGCTCGCCGAAGGCATCGGCGATACGATACGCGTCTCGCTGGCCGCCGACCCGGTCGAAGAAGTGCCCGTATGCTGGGAGATCCTCAAGTCGCTCGGGCTGCGCGAACGCGGCGTCGAAATCACGGCATGTCCGTCGTGCGGGCGCGTGCAGGTCGACATCTTGCGCCTCGCGGACGCGGTCGAAAAGATCACGGCCGAGTACAAAGCTCCTGTGAAAGTCGCCGTCATGGGTTGCGCCGTCAATGGGCCGGGCGAGGCGAGCATGGCCGATGTCGGCATCGCCGGCGGCAAGGGGATGGGCCTGCTCTACCGCGACGGCGTCATGGTCCGCTCGCTGCCCGAGGGCAAACTGCTCGACGGCCTGCGGGAAGAGATAGAGAAGGTCATCGCGGAACGCTATCCCCAGTATCTCTGACCAGTTCGCGTATCGTTCGCGGCGGCCGAGTCGTCGGGTCGGCCTTGCTCGGGGGCTTCGGTCCGTCGCCTGCCGGCTCCGGACAAGTCGCTCCCTCATTCGCCGCGCTTCTTCGGACCAACGGAAGCGCGGCTCTTCAGAGCCCTCGCCCAGGCCGACCCGACGACTCGGCCGCCGAAACGTCAGGTAATGCAAGAGAAAAAGCAAGTCAAGAGCATTCCGCCCAAGGCGGACGATCTCTCCGAATGGTATACGCAGGTCTGCCTGCGCGCGCAGCTCGTGGATTATACGCCCGTGCGCGGCTGCATCGCGCTGCGGCCGTACGGATATGCCATCTGGGAGCTCATCCAAGGTGAGCTCGACCGCCGTTTCAAAGCGACCGGCCATTCCAACGCATATTTCCCGCTGCTGATCCCCGAAAGTCTGCTCGTCAAAGAAGCCGAGCACGTCGAAGGGTTCGCGCCTGAAGTCGCGTGGGTGACCCAGGGCGGCGGCGAAGTGCTCACGGAGCGCCTCGCGATCCGGCCCACGTCCGAGGCGATCATCGGCACGATGTACTCGCGCTGGATCCAGTCGCATCGCGATCTGCCCGTGCTCATCAACCAGTGGTGCAACGTGATGCGCTGGGAAAAGGCGACGCGCCCGTTCTTGCGCACCCTCGAGTTCTTATGGCAGGAAGGCCACACCGTCCACGCGACCGAGGCGGAAGCCGCGCAAGAAGTGCAGCGCATGCTTGAGATCTATCGCGAGGTCGCGGAGGACGTGCTCGCGCTGCCGGTCATCAAGGGCCGCAAGAGCGAAAGCGAAAAATTCGCCGGCGCGGCGGCCACGTACGCGATCGAAGCGCTGATGCCCGACGGCAAAGCCCTCCAAGCCGGCACGTCGCACGAATTCGGCCAGAATTTCTCAAAGGCGTACGACATCACGTTCACCGACGTCGACGAAAAGGTGAAACACGCGTATACGACCTCGTGGGGCGTGTCGTGGCGCATCATCGGCGGTCTCATCATGGCCCACGGGGATGACCGCGGCCTTATCTTGCCGCCAGCGGTCGCGCCGCACCAAGTCGTCATCGTGCCGATCGTGAAGACCGGCGATGAGACGGTCATGCCGGTCGCGCGGGTGGTCCGCGACGAGATCGCGCAGCACGCGCGCGTCCTGCTCGACGACCGCGATCAAAGCCCCGGGTGGAAATTCAGCGAATGGGAGATGCGCGGCGTGCCGCTGCGCGTCGAGATCGGGCCGCGCGACGTCGCGCAGAACAGCGTGACGGTCGTGCGCCGCGACATGCCGGGCAAGACCGTCGTGGCGCTGCCCGAGATCGCGGCGCGCGTGCCCGCGATCCTGGAAGAGATCCGCCAAGCGATGCTCGAGCGCGCGCGCGCGTGGCGCGACGCGCATACGATCGAGGTCACCGAGCGCGCCGCGTTCGTCGAGGCGCTCAAGCGCCAAGACGGCTTCGTGCTGGCGCCGTGGTGCGAGCGGCCGGAGTGCGAGCTCGACATCAAGGGCGAGACGAGCGCGGTCAGCCGCGTGATCGCGGGGCCGGCGCAACCCGGATCGGCGTGCGCGTACTGCGGCCAGCCGGCGCACGTCAAAGCGTATTTTGCCCGATCGTATTAAGCCCTTGCTCGCGAGCGCACTCGCGCTGATATCCGTCGGTCGAGTAAACTCGACCGCTCCAAGCGACTTGGCCCACGGATCTCCGCCGGTGGCGGCGATCCTCATGTACCATCACGTTTCCGATCGCGTCTTGCCGGGCCCGTACGCAAAGGCGCTGACCGTCACGCCGGCCCAATTCACGAAGCAATTGAACTTCTTGCGCACGAACGGCTGCGAGACGGTCACCGTCGACACGATCGTCGCCGACGTGCAGGCGCACGCGCTGCGCGGCTGCGAGATCGCGATCACCTTCGACGACGGCTACGTCGACGACGTGGGCGCGGCGCGCGCGCTGACCGGCGACGTGGACACGGCGACGCTGTACATCAGTTCCGGGCTTGTCGGCGCGACCGGGCACGTGACCAAAGCGCAGCTGAAGGCGCTCGCGGACGAGGGGCTGCAGATCGGCGCGCACACGGTCAACCATGTCGATCTGACCACGCGCGACGATGCGCAGGCGAGGCGGGAGATCGGCGGATCGCGCGCCAGCCTTGCGGCCTGGTCAGGCACGCCGGTGGACAGTTTCGCGTATCCCTCCGGCCGCTACGACGCGCGCATCGAGCGGCTTGTCCGAGGCTTTGGGTTTCGCAACGCGCTCACAACGCAACCGGGGCCGCTCGCGGGCGCCGGCGTAGCGGACCTCTACGCGCTGCCGCGCTACCGCATCGAGCGCGACAGCGGCAGTGCGCTGATACGGCGCATCGTCGGAGCGCCGGCGCGACGCGGGGCATCCGCGCAAGAGCTGCGGTCGATCGCGCGCGAGCGGGTTGAGGGGAACGACCCGGCGCTCGCCGAACGCATCGGCGCCGCTCTCCTGGACGCGTCATATCCCGAACCGTTGCTGAAGGTGCGCGTGCTGCGCATCGGCGATGCGGCGTTCGTCGGGCTTATGCTCTCCGGAGTGAAGCTGCATGCGCATGTCGACCGCGACCAGTTCATGGCCGATGTCGGCGGGATGATCGACCGCGCCTTTGACGCGCGGCCGGACATCGCAGAGGTGGACGTGTGGGCCGTCACGCCGCTGCGGGTGCAGCCGTCCGCGCCGGTGTCAGGTGACTACGCGGTGCCGACGTCGCGCACCGTGTTCTCGGCGGCCGTCACACGCGCGCAGACGCAGACGGCCCTCACGCGCCGGCAGATGTTGGGAACCATGTATTGGGCACCGAGTTTCTTAGAGGAAGATCCACGATGAGCGCCGAGCCCCACTACGCCATGACCATGCTGCGCAACGGCGTGCGCGTGATCACCGAGCACATGCCGCTGGTGCGCAGCGCGAGCCTCGGCCTCTGGGTCGGGGTCGGCTCATCGCATGAGGCGGCGCCGCTGCGCGGCATCAGCCATTGCATCGAGCACATGCTCTTCAAGGGCACGCGTTCGCGGTCCGCGCGCGACATCGCCGAGTTCATGGACTCGGTCGGCGGTAACCTGAATGCGTTCACGGACAAAGAGACGACCTGCTATCATGCGCGCGTCGTCGATTCATCGGTCGACGTCACGCTCGAGCTGCTCGGCGACATGTTCCTCAACTCGGCGTTCGATCCGATGGAGCTGCGCAAAGAGCAGCAAGTGATCCTCGAAGAGATCCGCATGTACGACGACTCGCCCGAGGAAGTGGCCCACGATCTGTTCATCAGGTCGGTGTGGGCGGGCAGTCCGCTCGGAGAGCCGACCATCGGCTACGAAGAGACGGTGACGGCGGTGACCCAAGAGGCGATCCGGTCGTATATGCGCGAGCGCTACACGCCGGGCTCGGTCGTGCTCACGGCAGCGGGCAACGTCGATCACGAGGCGATCACGGCGCTTGCGCAAGACTTGTTCGGCGAGATGAAGGGCGACACGGTGCCGGCAGATCCGCCGCAGCCGCAATTCACGCCGGCCAGCGTCGTGCGGCGCAAGGATTGCGAGCAGGTCTACCTGCTGTTCGGCGTCGAGGGCACGAGCGCCAAAGACGATCGCCGCTACCCGCTTACCCTGCTCGACACGATCCTCGGCGGCGGCATGGCCTCGCGCCTCTTCCACGAGATCCGCGAGAAACGCGGCCTGGCGTATAGCGTCTACTCGTCGCACAACCCGTATCGCAACGCGGGCCTGATGACGATCTCCGCCTCGACGTCGCCCAAGAACGCGCGCGAAGTGGTCACGCTCGTGCGCGAGGAGCTGTCGCGAATGGCGCAACACGGCGTCACCGACGACGAGCTGACGCGCGCGAAACAGCATGTGAAGGGCGGCTTGCTGCTCTCCCTCGAGAGCACGAGCACGCGCATGCTGCGCCTCGGGCGCTCCGAGCTCAACGTCGGGCGCCACGTGCCCGCGCAGGAGATCATCGAACGCATCGACGCAGCCACCAAAGAGCAGGTCGAGGCGCTGGCCGCGACGCTGTTCTCGCCCGAGCGCGTCGCCCTCACGGCCGTCGGCCCGGTAGACGAGCACTTCGGCGAGGACGCGCCGCTGCTCCAAGCCTCGGCGTAAGCGTGCACGAACAGCCGTCGGCATGAACCCTGGCGTCTTCGTCATCGTCACCGCGCTGTTGTACATGTTCGCGACGGCGCTGCAGATGGGCACCAACGCGGCGCGGCTCGCCGGCGTGCGCACCAAGCGCGTGGCCACCGGCCTCACGCTGTTCAACCTGTTCGGCACGACGGGCCGCTTCTTGAATCTGTTCTATCTGCCGCTGATCGGCAGCCTCGCCGACAAAGCCGGCGCGCTGCACGATCCGGGCCAGTTCGACCACGACATGCGCTGGGTGATGGGTGCCGCCACGATCGGCATCGTCATCGGCGGCGCGCTCGTACCGTGGGCGGCACGCACGCTGGCGCGCGGCATCGCGTCATTCGAGCGGCGCGGCTCGCTGCTGCACGCGCTCTTTCAACTCGCGCGCCCGAGCGTCCTGATGTCGGTGCTGCGCGACTTCGAACTGCCCACGCTTTCGATGTTGCGCTACAGTCCACGGAACCTGCCAAAAGGCTTCTTGGTCTGGAATATCGTCGTCATGGCGTTCTGGGTGGCCGGACCGCTGGCCGCCTACTACGCCGGCGTGCTCGAACCGGACTACCGATTGACGGCTGCGTCCTTGTCGGGTCTCATCACAGGCATCTCCACGCTCACGTTGACCTACATCGTCGACCCGACATCGGCCCTGCTCACCGACCAAGCCGCGCATCAGATGCGACCCGAGTCGGACATCAAAGCGATGATCCTGTATCTGGTGCTCACCGCGTTGATCGGCACGCTGGTCGCGCAGCTGCTGCTCGTCCCGGCAGCGGACATCATCGCGCTCGCGGCGAAATGGGTGAACAATGCCCATATCCACCTCTAAGGCCGCGGCGGCGATCTGCGTCGCCCTTGCGAGCTGTGCGCTCGCGCTCGGCGGCTGCAGCGCGTCGCTCAAGGACCGCATCGTGGACCTGCGCAACGCGCAAGCAGACGCGGCATTGCAGACCGACAATATCGTCGAGGCTGAAAAGGAATACACACTCGCGCTTGCGCTGGCCCCCAACGACGAGCACGCGCGCACGGGCCTGGCCAAGGTCGCCTATCTGCACGCGAAGGCCGACATCGACGCCGGCGACATCGACGAAGCCAATATCGAGATCCAAAAGGCGCTCAAGTACGCGCCAAAGGATGCGTCGGCGTTGGACCTCGCGTCGGCGATCGACCAGGCGCGCATCAGACGCGACATCGTCGTCGCGAACTTCCCGACGTACAAGGCCTCAAGCGACGCGATCCGCGAGCTCCTCAAAGCCAATGCGCTGGCCAACAAGAACATCGAGCTGCAGCTGCACGATTTCAACACGGATTATGACGTCACGCATCTGCGCAAGGCGATCGCGCTGTCAGCGGACCTCGAGGACGAGGATCATCGCGTGACCCAGCGGCTCATCGCCTATCGCGCGCAAATCGAAGCGGGCGAACCCGGCGCGACGCGCATCCAATCGACCGAAGAAGTGCCCGGCTTACTGCCTATTCCCTGAGCGATCAGTACGTGGGGCAAAGTGCGCTGAGAGCGGCTTCGGCGCTGGCGAGAGGCGCTGGCGACGTGAATGTGTAGCTGAAGTTATACAGCATCTCGCCCTGGCGGAAGAAGTACACGACGGAGTTCCGCCTGTAGGGCATGTCCGGCCGGGCGATCCCCGTCGCGAGCAAGCGCTTGGCTTTCTGTCCGCACATCGTGCTCTCGTCGACCTTCGCAATCACACCCGGATAGGCGGCGAGATGGTTGACGACAAAACTGGCGGTCACAGCGGGCTGGCATTCAGTGCAGTGGAGGCGAGCTGCGATCACAATGCTCGTCGTGCCGTCCGGCTCCGTTCTCTCGTATCGCGCATACTCGGCAGGGTCCGTAGAGCTCGTCGCATGCCACGGCGGCGGTAGAAAAGGGCTTGTCGCCGCGAGCGTAGCGGCGATAAACACAGAGAACACGGCGTGGTCAGGCGCAGCCGACGTGGCCGCATTGGCATGGCCCTTCGCCACGCCCGGCGCCCTCGCCGGCGCAGTAGTCGGAGCAATACTGCGCGGTCGAATTCGGATCCAGCTCGCAGCCGCACACCTCATTGGCGCAATCGCGCTCCGAGCCCATCTCGCGCTCATCCTCGAGCCGCTTCTCCATCACGCTACCTCACTTGGATCTAGTCATATCGTATACCGGCCATGCGGTGGTCGTCGGCACCTGCTCGAAGCGCTGCAGGTATGAGTACAGCGCGGGGTTGGCCTTGACCCTGCCCGGCTCGACCGCGACGAAGTAGCGCGCGCCCTTGCGCACCGCACTCTCCATGTCGAACGGCGTCCACAGCAGCGGATCTTCCTCCCAGCCCTTGCGGTTGATGAGATAGAGCACGTCCGGGCCGTAGTGCCCCATGACGATGATGCTTCCGGGCGCGAGCGTCTTGTCGAGCGCGGTCGCCGACGCATAGACCTGACGGCTCCACGTGTAGTATGGATGGATCTCCAGCATGCCCGCATAGGTCGCGATCGCGACCACCGCAGCGATCGCGGCGCAGCTCCACGCTGAGGGCGCTTCGACGCCTGCGCGCTCGAGCAGCACGTCGAGCCCAAGCCCGGCCAGGAGAACGGCCAGCGGAAGCCACGGCAAGAGGTAATAGTCGACGCGCTCGACGTTGACCACGACGAAGGCGTAGAGCGCGAGCACGGCTGCCCAGGAGACGAACAGCCAAACGCGCGGGCGATCGAGCGATGCGGGCACGACGGCGAGCACAAGCGCGCCGAGGAGCATCAGCGTGAATAGAACCGGACCCAAGATCGTGGTCGAAAGCATGTGCACGAGATCGAGGGCCGAGCGCAACCCGGCGAGGAAGGCACCCGGGCTAGTTAGCTCCGCGCGCAGCGCCGGCAACACGTGCTTTTGCGTGATGCCGCTGAACCAATGCCACTCGGCGATCGAGCTGACGTGGCGGAAGTACAGGACGAACGGCAGTGCGGTCGCCGCGACGAAGACATAGGGCGACCAATCGGCCAGCGCGCGCCATCCGCGCCGCGCGAGCAGCACGGCGACGATCGGGGCGAGGATGAGCAGCGCCGGCGGTTTGGCGAGCCAGGCCAACGCGCCGAAACCCAGCGCCGCCACGAAATCAGCCGGCGCGCGGCGCTCGCACCAGCGCCACCAGAACAGCAGCGTGCCGGTCATGAAGAACACCATGACGCTGTCGGGCGTGACCGTGCGCCCGTAGTAGACCGCTCCGGGCGCGACGGCGAGCAACAGCGCAGCCAGCAACCCCGCGCGCGCCGAACGAAGCTCGGCACCGAGGAAGAAGACAAGCACGATCGTGCCGAGGCTGAAGAGCACGACGAGAAGACGGCCGATCGCCGGGTGGACTCCGAAGACATGATAGAGCTGGGCCGCCGCAAAGGGCACGATCTGCAGCTCGAGCTCGACGTAGTTGGGCGGCGGGCCGTCGTAGTCGACCTGCGGGTACAAGATGTCGTTGCGCAGCTGGGCGAAATTGCGGGCGATCGCCGCCTGATCGCCCTGGCGCCAGCCCGGGTGGTCGAGGATCGGGTCGCGGATGTGGTAGAGGCGAAGCAAGAGGCCGAGCACGACGATCGCGGCGAGTGCGAGAGCGGTTAGGCGCGCCTGGTTCACGCTTGGTGTTCGGCCGGCCGATGCGTGTGGCGGAACGTCCAGTACTTATTGAAGAAGAAGTTCACGCCCATGCCGCCGACGGTGCCGCAGAGCCAGATGAGCGAGTTGCGCAGCGCGAACGCGCCGAGATGCTTGTCGAGCTCGCCGGTGATGAGGATGCCCAAGACGAGCGCGATGGCCGAGACGGTCAGGAATTGCGCGAGCTCCTTGCCCATGTGCCCGCTGGAGCGGAACGTCCACAGCCGGTTCCACCAATAGTTGTTGACCCCGCCCAAGATGAAGCCGATCGAGAACGCGAGGCGCAGGTCGAGGTGGAAATGCAGCAAGATATGGAAGGCGATGAAGCTCACGACCGCCCCCGA
This genomic stretch from Candidatus Eremiobacteraceae bacterium harbors:
- the ispG gene encoding flavodoxin-dependent (E)-4-hydroxy-3-methylbut-2-enyl-diphosphate synthase, producing the protein MKPDIASSETALPPVPDWSGVAPRVPAPPPLPPRRKTRAVKVGNVVIGGDAPVSVQSMTTTKTDDWAATLDQVEQLAAAGCEIVRISVPDAKAAAACKKIKEGANVPLVADIHFDHRYALAAIEAGWDKLRLNPGNIRDPQKVREVVGAAKARVMPIRIGVNLGSLAPDIIERYGRTPAGMVESALRHIRILEELDFRDIVVSLKAHDVRVTVAAYREMAKHVDYPFHLGITEAGTTRTGTVKSSVGLGMLLAEGIGDTIRVSLAADPVEEVPVCWEILKSLGLRERGVEITACPSCGRVQVDILRLADAVEKITAEYKAPVKVAVMGCAVNGPGEASMADVGIAGGKGMGLLYRDGVMVRSLPEGKLLDGLREEIEKVIAERYPQYL
- the proS gene encoding proline--tRNA ligase, with product MQEKKQVKSIPPKADDLSEWYTQVCLRAQLVDYTPVRGCIALRPYGYAIWELIQGELDRRFKATGHSNAYFPLLIPESLLVKEAEHVEGFAPEVAWVTQGGGEVLTERLAIRPTSEAIIGTMYSRWIQSHRDLPVLINQWCNVMRWEKATRPFLRTLEFLWQEGHTVHATEAEAAQEVQRMLEIYREVAEDVLALPVIKGRKSESEKFAGAAATYAIEALMPDGKALQAGTSHEFGQNFSKAYDITFTDVDEKVKHAYTTSWGVSWRIIGGLIMAHGDDRGLILPPAVAPHQVVIVPIVKTGDETVMPVARVVRDEIAQHARVLLDDRDQSPGWKFSEWEMRGVPLRVEIGPRDVAQNSVTVVRRDMPGKTVVALPEIAARVPAILEEIRQAMLERARAWRDAHTIEVTERAAFVEALKRQDGFVLAPWCERPECELDIKGETSAVSRVIAGPAQPGSACAYCGQPAHVKAYFARSY
- a CDS encoding polysaccharide deacetylase family protein, whose protein sequence is MLASALALISVGRVNSTAPSDLAHGSPPVAAILMYHHVSDRVLPGPYAKALTVTPAQFTKQLNFLRTNGCETVTVDTIVADVQAHALRGCEIAITFDDGYVDDVGAARALTGDVDTATLYISSGLVGATGHVTKAQLKALADEGLQIGAHTVNHVDLTTRDDAQARREIGGSRASLAAWSGTPVDSFAYPSGRYDARIERLVRGFGFRNALTTQPGPLAGAGVADLYALPRYRIERDSGSALIRRIVGAPARRGASAQELRSIARERVEGNDPALAERIGAALLDASYPEPLLKVRVLRIGDAAFVGLMLSGVKLHAHVDRDQFMADVGGMIDRAFDARPDIAEVDVWAVTPLRVQPSAPVSGDYAVPTSRTVFSAAVTRAQTQTALTRRQMLGTMYWAPSFLEEDPR
- a CDS encoding pitrilysin family protein, with the protein product MSAEPHYAMTMLRNGVRVITEHMPLVRSASLGLWVGVGSSHEAAPLRGISHCIEHMLFKGTRSRSARDIAEFMDSVGGNLNAFTDKETTCYHARVVDSSVDVTLELLGDMFLNSAFDPMELRKEQQVILEEIRMYDDSPEEVAHDLFIRSVWAGSPLGEPTIGYEETVTAVTQEAIRSYMRERYTPGSVVLTAAGNVDHEAITALAQDLFGEMKGDTVPADPPQPQFTPASVVRRKDCEQVYLLFGVEGTSAKDDRRYPLTLLDTILGGGMASRLFHEIREKRGLAYSVYSSHNPYRNAGLMTISASTSPKNAREVVTLVREELSRMAQHGVTDDELTRAKQHVKGGLLLSLESTSTRMLRLGRSELNVGRHVPAQEIIERIDAATKEQVEALAATLFSPERVALTAVGPVDEHFGEDAPLLQASA
- a CDS encoding DUF2837 family protein — its product is MNPGVFVIVTALLYMFATALQMGTNAARLAGVRTKRVATGLTLFNLFGTTGRFLNLFYLPLIGSLADKAGALHDPGQFDHDMRWVMGAATIGIVIGGALVPWAARTLARGIASFERRGSLLHALFQLARPSVLMSVLRDFELPTLSMLRYSPRNLPKGFLVWNIVVMAFWVAGPLAAYYAGVLEPDYRLTAASLSGLITGISTLTLTYIVDPTSALLTDQAAHQMRPESDIKAMILYLVLTALIGTLVAQLLLVPAADIIALAAKWVNNAHIHL
- a CDS encoding glycosyltransferase family 39 protein — protein: MNQARLTALALAAIVVLGLLLRLYHIRDPILDHPGWRQGDQAAIARNFAQLRNDILYPQVDYDGPPPNYVELELQIVPFAAAQLYHVFGVHPAIGRLLVVLFSLGTIVLVFFLGAELRSARAGLLAALLLAVAPGAVYYGRTVTPDSVMVFFMTGTLLFWWRWCERRAPADFVAALGFGALAWLAKPPALLILAPIVAVLLARRGWRALADWSPYVFVAATALPFVLYFRHVSSIAEWHWFSGITQKHVLPALRAELTSPGAFLAGLRSALDLVHMLSTTILGPVLFTLMLLGALVLAVVPASLDRPRVWLFVSWAAVLALYAFVVVNVERVDYYLLPWLPLAVLLAGLGLDVLLERAGVEAPSAWSCAAIAAVVAIATYAGMLEIHPYYTWSRQVYASATALDKTLAPGSIIVMGHYGPDVLYLINRKGWEEDPLLWTPFDMESAVRKGARYFVAVEPGRVKANPALYSYLQRFEQVPTTTAWPVYDMTRSK
- a CDS encoding GtrA family protein; the protein is MSLAGRLTARRGVRQFVKFAIVGLSGAVVSFIAFHILLHFHLDLRLAFSIGFILGGVNNYWWNRLWTFRSSGHMGKELAQFLTVSAIALVLGILITGELDKHLGAFALRNSLIWLCGTVGGMGVNFFFNKYWTFRHTHRPAEHQA